A part of Rattus rattus isolate New Zealand chromosome 6, Rrattus_CSIRO_v1, whole genome shotgun sequence genomic DNA contains:
- the Slc25a18 gene encoding mitochondrial glutamate carrier 2: MIACRMSSQDLSITAKLINGGIAGLVGVTCVFPIDLAKTRLQNQQGKDVYKGMTDCLVKTARAEGFLGMYRGAAVNLTLVTPEKAIKLAANDFLRQLLMQDGTQRNLKMEMLAGCGAGICQVVITCPMEMLKIQLQDAGRLAVCQQASASATPTSRPYSTGSTSTHRRPSATLIAWELLRTQGLSGLYRGLGATLLRDIPFSIIYFPLFANLNQLGVSELTGKASFTHSFVAGCAAGSVSAVVVTPLDVLKTRIQTLKKGLGEDTYRGVTDCARKLWTQEGAAAFMKGAGCRALVIAPLFGIAQGVYFIGIGERILKCFE, from the exons ATGATCGCCTGCAGGATGTCCAGCCAGGACCTGAG CATCACTGCAAAACTCATCAATGGAGGTATAGCAGGTCTCGTGGGGGTGACCTGCGTGTTCCCCATTGACCTTGCCAAAACCCGACTGCAGAACCAGCAGGGGAAAGATGTGTACAAAGGAAT GACAGATTGCCTGGTGAAGACTGCACGTGCCGAGGGCTTCTTAGGAATGTACCGAG GGGCTGCAGTGAACCTCACCCTGGTCACTCCAGAAAAAGCAATCAAGCTGGCAGCCAATGACTTCTTGAGGCAGCTGCTCATGCAAGATGG GACCCAGCGGAACCTGAAGATGGAGATGCTGGCCGGATGTGGGGCTGGAATATGCCAGGTGGTGATCACCTGTCCCATGGAAATGCTCAAGATTCAGCTGCAGGATGCCGGCCGCTTAG CTGTCTGTCAGCAGGCTTCTGCCTCAGCCACGCCCACCTCCCGGCCCTACAGCACTGGCTCGACTTCCACCCACAGGCGCCCATCGGCCACCCTCATTGCCTGGGAGCTGCTCCGCACTCAGGGCCTCTCTGGTCTCTACAGGGGACTGGGTGCTACTCTCCTCAG AGACATTCCTTTCTCCATCATCTACTTCCCTTTGTTTGCAAACCTGAACCAACTTGGGGTCAGCGAGCTCACTGGCAAGGCCTCCTTCACACACTCCTTTGTGGCAGGCTGTGCAGCAGGCTCTGTGTCGGCTGTAGTTGTCACCCCTCTGGATG TTCTGAAGACTCGAATCCAGACCCTCAAGAAAGGCCTGGGTGAGGACACCTACAGGGGAGTCACTGACTGTGCCAG GAAACTCTGGACCCAGGAGGGAGCAGCAGCTTTCATGAAGGGAGCAGGCTGCCGTGCCCTGGTCATAGCCCCCCTCTTCGGGATTGCCCAGGGTGTCTACTTCATCGGCATCGGAGAGCGCATCTTAAAGTGCTTTGAATAA